Proteins found in one Nostoc sp. NIES-3756 genomic segment:
- a CDS encoding SDR family NAD(P)-dependent oxidoreductase, with protein sequence MSTALITGASGGIGKAFAQELAARQTNLVLVARSEAKLHQLAQELQQQYKVQVDVVVQDLTEPDAAATVFDATISKGLTIDTLINNAGFGDYGDFAKSDRTRQIKIVQLNVAALVDLTHRFLPPMRQRGSGSIINVASIAGFQPIPYLSVYAASKAFIISFSEALWAENRLYNIRVLVTCPGPTETDFFTEANFPQALAETTNKVMASKEVVLQSLKALEKGQPTVIVSDTGTQFRSAVARLVPRKTLLSLLARHFQGSH encoded by the coding sequence ATGTCAACTGCTTTAATTACGGGTGCATCTGGTGGTATTGGTAAGGCTTTTGCTCAAGAACTAGCTGCACGTCAAACAAATCTGGTGCTTGTAGCGCGTTCAGAAGCGAAACTTCATCAATTAGCACAAGAACTACAACAGCAATACAAAGTCCAAGTAGATGTGGTAGTTCAAGATTTAACCGAACCAGATGCGGCGGCGACTGTCTTTGATGCCACCATAAGTAAGGGATTGACAATTGATACATTAATTAATAACGCTGGTTTTGGTGACTACGGTGACTTTGCTAAAAGCGATCGCACTAGACAAATTAAGATTGTCCAATTAAACGTTGCTGCATTGGTAGATTTAACCCATAGATTTTTGCCTCCCATGCGTCAACGTGGTTCGGGAAGCATTATTAACGTCGCTTCGATTGCAGGCTTTCAACCGATACCATATCTTTCTGTTTATGCTGCCAGTAAAGCTTTTATCATTAGTTTTAGTGAAGCTTTATGGGCAGAAAATCGCCTGTACAATATTCGTGTTTTAGTTACTTGTCCTGGCCCTACAGAAACCGACTTTTTTACAGAAGCTAATTTTCCCCAAGCATTAGCAGAAACTACAAATAAGGTTATGGCTTCTAAAGAAGTGGTACTTCAGTCCCTAAAAGCCTTAGAAAAGGGGCAACCTACGGTAATTGTCAGTGATACTGGCACACAATTTAGAAGCGCAGTGGCTAGACTCGTCCCACGCAAAACCCTGTTAAGTCTCTTGGCAAGGCATTTTCAGGGAAGTCATTAG
- a CDS encoding photosystem II S4 domain protein, protein MLPREELLKGVENRDSVARVIDQAEQAIKTWEVVLTDFLSPPELVEIQRVFSRLTEVQLVAWGGYPQAERQRLAIARAELPLDQSQVSLTVLEIAGNFLFDSATHRDFLGAMLGTGIVREKTGDIIVLGERGAQAIVVPELTEFLELHLKQVRSVPVKTQAIELTELKVREPKKKELTTVEASLRLDAIASAGFGMSRNKMVDLIDTGDVRVNWKEVTQASSQVKSGDLIAIRGKGRLEVGDIAVTKKDRYRVQLTRYM, encoded by the coding sequence ATGTTGCCACGAGAAGAACTTTTAAAGGGTGTTGAAAATCGAGATAGTGTAGCTCGTGTAATTGACCAAGCAGAGCAAGCAATTAAAACTTGGGAAGTGGTGTTGACAGATTTTCTGTCTCCTCCAGAATTGGTGGAAATTCAACGAGTGTTTAGTCGGCTAACAGAAGTGCAATTGGTGGCTTGGGGTGGCTATCCGCAAGCGGAACGCCAAAGACTAGCGATCGCTCGGGCTGAGTTACCCTTAGATCAATCCCAAGTTAGTCTGACAGTACTAGAAATCGCGGGAAATTTCTTATTTGATTCGGCAACTCACCGCGACTTCTTGGGCGCAATGCTAGGAACAGGAATCGTCAGGGAGAAAACTGGCGATATTATTGTATTGGGTGAACGAGGCGCACAAGCAATTGTAGTTCCTGAGTTAACAGAGTTTCTAGAACTACATCTTAAACAGGTGCGTTCAGTCCCTGTGAAAACCCAAGCCATTGAATTGACTGAGTTAAAAGTTAGGGAACCCAAGAAGAAAGAATTAACTACAGTAGAAGCTTCCTTACGGCTAGATGCGATCGCCTCTGCTGGTTTTGGTATGTCTCGCAACAAAATGGTTGACTTAATTGATACAGGTGATGTCCGCGTCAATTGGAAAGAAGTCACCCAAGCTAGTTCTCAAGTTAAATCAGGCGACTTAATTGCCATTCGCGGTAAAGGACGCTTAGAAGTAGGTGACATTGCAGTCACCAAAAAAGACCGTTACCGCGTGCAATTAACTAGGTATATGTAA